The Anabrus simplex isolate iqAnaSimp1 chromosome 5, ASM4041472v1, whole genome shotgun sequence sequence CATTAGCAATCTAACCACTAACTGACTGGAGAGACGCATCCAGTGGGAATATCGTATGTGATCGAAACGCAACAATATCTAAAATAAATGGAAGATGAGAAGGGCGAAGACAATATCTTTAAGTAAAAAGCAATTCTTTGCCAGAAAAAATCCATCATGTAGCATACAGTTTGGTCAATAACCACACATCTAGTTTAGACTATTTAagtcttttcaaaattaggtaacaataTATGCGGAATTTCAGTACTGAACTCTCGATTATTGGAAATACAGTTAATAGTTAcagtgtagtccgcctctgtggtgtagtggttagtgtgattagatgccacccccggaggaccaggttcgatcccggctctgccacgaaatttgaaaagtggtacgagggctgaaatggggttcactcagcctcgggaggtcaactgagtagaggtgggttcgattaccacctcagccatcctgtaagtggttttccgtggtttcccacttctccaggcaaatgccgggatggtacctaatttaaggccacggccacttccttccctcttccttgtccatcccttccaatcttcccacctccccccacaaggccccttttcagcatagcaggtgagggcgcctgggcgaggtactggtcatcctccccagttgtatcccacgacccagaggctgaagctgcaggacattgcccttgaggcggtagaggtgggatccctcgctgagtcccagggaaaaaccgaccctggagggtaaagagattaagaaagaaggaaagaaagtgcTTAGTAGTACTTAAAAATGAAAGTTATGCATGAATGGTTTAAAGTTATCATAATGAAGCAGTCGTTGTTACATGGAACAAACAAGAGTAACACTAGCAAAATCCAGTTAAAATTGGGTCGTTCCAATCggtgtctgcctgtctgtctcCATCGCCCCCACTTCCCTTCCACTGCACTGGAGCTCAAAGCCAAATACAACAGCGCTGTGGGCTTTTCCATCCAGCGCGTGGAGACTACTGTCAGATTAATTACGAAATCACATTGTGGACTGAGAATGTGTGAATTACATACCACGAAATGGATGTTCAGACTCATGTACTATCTACTCACGACCATTAAGCTTACATAAGATAGGGTAATTATAGATTTAAAGACTTCGAAATAATCAAATTTGGGGGAGTCTGCTAGATATAAAAGCTTTCAAGCGTAGTctttgtttgtttttctcttcctaCTGTGTGTCTTCAGTCTGTAATATACAGATGCTATTCCTAGTTTTTGGAAGTGGTGATATTAATGCTGCTTGGTAAACGGAGTCATTGCAGACTTATTCCGTTCTTACACTGCGAATGGGATAGTCGTGCCAGGAAACAGCACTatattaaagtccgactcgttggctgaatggtcagcgtactggccttcggttcagagggtcccgtgttcgattccaggccgagtcggggattttaaccttaattggttaattccaatggcacgggggctgggtgtatgtgttgtcttcatcatcatttcatcctcatcacgacgcgcaggtcgcctacgggagtcatatagaaagacctgcacctggcgagccgaacccgtcctgggatatcccggcactaaaagccatacgacatttcatttttactatatTAAAAAAACGAATCGCCAATGAGAAAAAAATCACAGGATGGAGTCAAAAAAGTTGAGAACGGCAGTCTTGAAGATCTAAAACAGTCTTCCTTCCACCACTTCATATGAAATAACGTCCGATGAGAGAATTCGTCAAAGAATTACCAAAGGATGCAGTTTTGAATAGCTTTGTGAGTAGTTTCCGGATTTACCTTAGGCAAAGCTAAAATACATTTCTTGGTCTTGACGTCAGAAGACTTATGAAGGCTGACAATTATGAACCTGTTGTAACCAGTTTTCTTGAAGTACCCAAACTACATGTGCATTACAGCAGAAGTTTCGGAAAACTTCCTGAAGTTAAGTTGTAACATGAGCATAAAAGTAATTTTCCCCACTCACACCTTGACTACTTTCCTGAAAATCTCGGTGCTGTCAGAAAGGAACAGGGTGAAAGATTTCACCTAGACATTAAGGAAATTGAAAGAAGGGGTCAGGAATGATGGAACGTTAACATGATAGCGGATTACTGTTCGATGTTGAAAAGTGTCAATCCTCACGATTTCACAAGAGGAAGACTAGTGGGAAACGAAAACGCTACTATAAggacatttatcatcatcatcatctgtttaccctccacgttcggtttttccctcggactcagcaagggatcccacctctaccgcctcaagggcagtgtcccggagcttcagacccttggtcgggggatacaactggggagaataaccagtacctcgcccaggcggcctcacctgctattctgaacaggggccttgtggagggatgggaagattggaagggataggcaaggaagagggaaggaagcggccgtggccttaagttaggtaccatcccggcattcgcctggaggagaagtgggaaaccacggaaaaccacttccaggatggctgaggtgggaatcgaacccacctctactcagttgacctcccgaggctgagtggaccccgttccagccctcgtaccacttttcaaatttcgtggcagagccgggaatcgaacccgggcctccgggggtggcagctaatcacgctaaccactacaccacagaggcggacataaggaCATTTAACCCTGTATTAATAccgggtgtccgcctctgtggtgtagtggttagtgtgattagctgccacccccagaggcccgggttcgattcccggctctgccacaaaatttgaaaagtggtatgagggctgtaacggggtccacttagtctcgggaggtcaactgagtaaaggtgggttcgattcccaggtcagccatcctgtaagtggttttccgtggtttcccacatctcctccaggcgaatgccgggatggtacctaacttacggccacggccgattccttccctcttccttgtctatcccttccaatcttcccatccccatcaaggcccctgtccagcatagcagatgaggccgcctgggcgaggtactggtcatcctccccagttgtatcccccgacctagagttcgaatctccaggacactgcccttgaggcggtagaggtgggatccctcgctgagtccgagggaaaagccaaccttggagggtaagcagattaagaaagaagaagtaataccAGGTGattcagccgcgcctgacgttttatgctgttaggcatcccaccgagcgtcactggtgtcgttatggtccaTTCTCCTTTGCCGGGCACCAAGCAACAATAGCTTtataatcactcactgcaccattacctttgcaaaaacatattataccagggctggccacaacgacgctcgcgagccgcatgcggctcttgagtcagtcttatgcggctcttgacaccaaccttagagttaaattaaatgatatatttaactctcttggagccaggcggtactgcgagcgcccgccctttaaattgccagagccgatgagatcggcctttaaatatccgtgcggaagttgccagagccgattacatcggccggctgaaaattctgtgatatacatacttttttggcagtctatagtgacgtgcatacttttgtgacaacctgtagtaaatGGGCTACAAgatattgtgtgcctgaccttgctttggaatttctaagagggtgttctagctttcacaagagttgtttcctgtgtttagaaataccgctaaccggtcagtacaagattgcactcgacgttagcccctgacgggacgtactcgggctccacctgaataccacggccgaacccttacggaGCAGGCCGAAGATATCCGAACAGCGCACAGGCTTTGAATTGAcaatgcaaaagaacgaactgtaggagatctgcagaacgaacgaacgaacgaaactgaactgaactgaactataGTAGTGTAGTGTTTATTAGGTACACTACGAATTcatacgaagagaaccgggcagtgacgatttcgTGTTGACAGCGGGAAAGTGTGTTTGTTGACAGCGGGAAAGTGTGTTTTTTGTACGAGTGGTTTGAGtgtatattttcgaatatctacttgtgcatagtgttcgCTACTGTACCTGTGTgattagtgtatttcgtttggtgtgcccAGCTATAGTGTGTATTTAGTTACGTGCCGCGTGTGTAGTTTTTATTcagttaggtaggcctacttacatagcgttataatgagcaacgttaagcaatactcgtgttctgaatgtggtaaaagctatgagtataataaaaatcttaggaaacatgtttctaaagcccatccagagaaactagatgaaattgcgccttgtttaaagggcgagacatctcttccgcaccagtgtaaattttgtgataaacaattcacacacagttataatttaaaacgccacgagcgtcagtgccacacaaacttaattggaggacctgagacagaggataaacaatttccttctttctcaagcttcctagattggaaacagcacattgaaagccaaacatgttcacagtatgtaaagaaaaggggttcttacactgcaacagataacacaaagagacattactatgtgtgtcatcgatcaggcttttttgtgtctgaaagtaaaggcatcaggcacctgaagcttcagggaagcaacaaagttgatgagatctgtccagcaagtattcgactaattgaacatgaaaatggaatgtgtgaagtaaaatatgttcccactcacaaaggtcatcaaaatgatctaagccatcttgccctcacagatgtagagaggaaaacattagcaacagatattgccaaccagattccctttcaagctattctggacaaaattcgtgAATCTGTAACAGACCcaaagcttgaaagaattcatttaatcacaaaacaggatttgtataatattgagcgtagttttaacttgagctctaaatctgtcagacatcaggaggatggtacaagtgttgaggcctgggtcaatgaagtaaattcaggtgacagtccctgtgtattattctataaacctcaggggaccaccagtgaaaagcatccaaacctcagaagtgatgactttgttttaattattatgaacagtgctcagagtgaaatattaaagaaatatggtagtgactgtatatgcactgatggaacacatgggcttaatagctacgggtttgagttaataacgcttttagttctggatgacttgagacagggctttccttgtgcatttctgatttccaatagaagtgaccaggaaatattgtctctatttttcacctacattaagaatgaggttggttgtgtatccccaaaggtcttcatgtccgatttggcagaagccttctacaatgcttggaatgcagtcatgggacctgcaaccatgagattattctgctcatggcatgttgacagagcatggaggaagaatattcagaccaaagtaaatgggagggaaaaacaaggaaatgtttataaaattctgcGAACAATAATGCAAGAGACAGATTCAGTTGCTTTTGAAAGAATGCTTCCTGCCGTAATGAGTAATTTAACAGATGATCCTGACACCCACGAGTTTGCTGTATACTTCCAAAATAACTACACAAGAAATGTAAGATCCTGGGCGTATTGTTACCGCCTTAATAGTGGACTTAATACAAATATGCACATTGAGAGGATGCATGGTGCAATTAAGTACATATACTTGCATGGGAAAAGCGTGAAGAGATTAGATAAGGCGATATATGCATTAATGTGCTTTGTGAGAGACAAGCTCTTTGATAGGTTAATTGTGCTGAATAAGGGAAAACTGACAAGTAAGATGAAGGACATAAGACGGAGACATAAATGTAGCCTTGAGGTCAACAAAGACTTGATAATGAAAGAAGATACTCATTGGACAGTACCATCATCTTCAGATATTATGCAGGTGTATGTTGTTCAAGAAAATGATATTTCCTGCAACTGCAGTTTAGTATGCGATGACTGCAACACATGCATTCACCAGTATGCATGTACGTGTATAGACTCCAGTGTGAAATGGAATATGTGTAAACACATTCATTCCATTTGCCAACTGAAACAGACCCAGGCAAATCAACAAGCAAGAGAAGATGACAGCACTGAACATCCAGTTCTGAATGTTGAAAGAGAAATTGTTGTTGACGAGGAAGCAGAAATACTGGCTCAAGTAAGCAGGAAAAGACCACCTGAAGAATATCTGCAAAATGAGAAAGATAAATCAAAGCAGAGGCTCATGGCTGTAGTGGATGGAATTTCAACCCCTCATGAAATGGAGGTCTTGAAACGGCACACAGTATCTTTGGAAGCAACAATTAATGCAGTACGCACTCAGGAGAGGCATGCACCCTTCCCCCAAGAGACTGATTCTCAGAAGAGAAATATTGTGCCACAGAGGAGATTGTTTTCAACAAAAAAGAAGAGATCACCACCACAACAAACGCTGACTAAACCcgaagatacagaagttgaaagcaTTACCATTTCACTCCTTCAACAAAATTAGGTTTGGGAGTGAATGGGCTGGTCATGTACATACAACCATTAATAGTGATAAAGAGTGTGTTTATTTTGTGACAAGAGAAGCTTCTAAATAGAGTTTCATAATAATTTTTACATATACTCTTATTTGGTGCTTTCACTTTTATGTGTATTTCCTTTGTTTGATTTACATGTTAACAATAAAGTAAAGTGAAGCAAGCTATCAGGATTATATCTCATAGGACTATCCTGCTGTAAAAAAAGGTAAGCATcgaatacaatttttttttcagaaatctaaaataataatagGAGGTGGAAGGCTGTGTTAATTGCATGCTATAGACCTATATTTGTGTATAATATAAGGGGGTGTACTTAATTCAGAGAGGCtaacagactgaatgctgaaaggcataactgtctatgaTGGTGTAATGTATGTTATTTTAATGAACATCAGTTTTTATTATATTGGTAAGGCGAGTAGTTATATGCTTGTTTACCCAGTTTGCAACTGAGTAattatgatatgaaatgaaatgtgaatagTATAACTAATAACACGGCTTTCTTAATTTACAGGTCAAGGCAGTAAAGTGTTTGGAAGATGTTGTACTGGCGGATACTTTTAAAAATTTGAGAGAAAGACAAATAAAATTATGTGTTGTCCTGTTGCCATAGCTGTTCAGATCTATTAGGTAAGGTATATTTGTACTGTATTTGTGTAAATGGAAGTATGAATCCCGAATACCTGTTACTGTTACAAAAACTCTAATTTTGTACCAATGcataattttttttcattttaggtTGAAACTTTCCCTAAGATTTTAGAGGTCTTAGGCATCCTGCAGGAGATGTAATGCTTCAGAAAAGTTACCATTCCATTCTGCTGTTGAGTACAGAAAGTCAAACTCTTCTGGTTTTGAAGAAAGGTGAAATAACCCAATTTTGAACATTTCAATTATTAGTAATCCCACCAAAAATGTTTGGCAAATGTGTCCCACACTGGAAAGGTAATTATGAACCCGATGGTCAATTTTCAAGTTTCCTAGCAGTGGCATCAGTTCAAAATTTGTATGGCTAAGAATGTATCCCAAGGGAAAAGAGCTGGAGTTTGTGGAAGGAATTTTGAATCCTCACTTGTGTTGAATGTGGAACTTATAAAGACAGTGATGGCTTGCAGTAGACTTATCCTCAAAATGGAGCTGTATTGCTTCCTGGTGCAGTCCCAACTTTGTTTCCAAACAGTTTGCAGTATTTGTAAATATCTATTCTGCTTACCAGCCAAGATTCTGAGCTCATTGAGAAAATTTATTTCTGGAATAAGAAATGGAAGAACGCCACTGACAGCAAGAAGACATAATTGGGAACTTTGAATTGCTTTCACTAAAGTTTGAATTGAGACTATTTAGTGAGCCAGAAATATGGTACTTTGGCAAATGTGGTTGTGTGTTATCAGTTGGACAGTGGTAAGTTTCCTACTGTTGAAGTATGTATTACTGTGAATATCGATTTAACTGTGGAATTGTACAGTGATGGCTGTATTATGCTTGTTGAAGATCTCTCTGATATTATGGGTAGCATTGGATAAGGCAAGTGGTCACAATTTGAAAATCTGGTATTGAAATATGAAAACAGGCAATGTCAGGCCCCTTGCAAATATTCAAGGATTTCATTAACAATAGTGATATATAATGGAAGATATACATGACCAAGGGGCTATGATCAGAAAATGTGATGTCGTCATTGACAAATTTCATCGTTTGCTTCTGTCAGAAAATGATAAGAGTATTCAGTTCACATAATGATGtgtacatttttttaatttatgcaGTCAGCTTGTTACTATCGTACATTAAGAGCAAATTCATTTCTGACACTACCACACCCCAGAACATGTGAGCAATGATTTTCTTGAATGTTATTTGTTTAGAATCCCAATCAAAACTTCGGTTTGCTAAAGTCTGCCATTACTAAACTAAATACAAGTGGAAAACATGTGGCTTCTCTTGTCACAAATAAACACACTCATTCTCACATTGCAGCTGTGATGCATAGTATACAGGCTATTTATTCCCAACACTAATGTTGCTGAAGGAATAAAATTGTAATGGCTAAATGGGCTTAGTCAGTGTTTGTTGTGGGGGGTGATTGTTCTTTTTTTGTTGAAAACAATGTCTTCTGTGGTACAATATTCCTCTTCTTAGAAGCATTCTCTTTGGGTTGTATTGTTTCCAAAGATGCTATGTGCAGTTCCAAGACCTCCATTTTTTGTGGTGTTTAAATTCCAtccactaatatatatatatatatatatatatatttttttttttttcagatattccTCAGGTGGTCTTTTCTTCCTTACTTGGGCCAGTTTTTCTGCTTTTTCAtcaccaagttctttttcaacATTTACAACTGGGTGTTCAGTGCTGTCATCTTCTCTTGCTTGTTGATTTGCCTGGGTCTGTTTCAGTTGGCAGATGGAATGAATGTGTTTACACATATTCCATTTCACACTGGAGTCTATACACGTACATGCATACTGGTGAATGCATGTGTTGCAGTCATCGCATACTAAACTGCAGTTGCAGGAAATATCATTTTCTTGAACAACATACACCTGCATAATATCTGAAGATGATGGTACTGTCCAATGAGTATCTTCTTTCATTATCAAGTCTTTGTTGACCTCAAGGCTACATTTATGTCTCCGTCTTATGTCCTTCATCTTACTTGTCAGTTTTCCCTTATTCAGCACAATTAACCTATCAAAGAGCTTGTCTCTCACAAAGCACATTAATGCATATATCGCCTTATCTAATCTCTTCACGCTTTTCCCATGCAAGTATATGTACTTAATTGCACCATGCATCCTCTCAATGTGCATATTTGTATTAAGTCCACTATTAAGGCGGTAACAATACGCCCAGGATCTTACATTTCTTGTGTAGTTATTTTGGAAGTATACAGCAAACTCGTGGGTGTCAGGATCATCTGTTAAATTACTCATTACGGCAGGAAGCATTCTTTCAAAAGCAACTGAATCTGTCTCTTGCATTATTGTTCgcagaattttataaacatttccttgtttttccctcccatttactttggtctgaatattcttcctccatgctctgtcaacatgccatgagcagaataatctcatggttgcaggtcccatgactgcattccaagcattgtagaaggcttctgccaaatcggacatgaagacctttggggatacacaaccaacctcattcttaatgtaggtgaaaaatagagacaatatttcctggtcacttctattggaaatcagaaatgcacaaggaaagccctgtctcaagtcatccagaactaaaagcgttattaactcaaacccgtagctattaagcccatgtgttccatcagtgcatatacagtcactaccatatttctttaatatttcactctgagcactgttcataataattaaaacaaagtcatcacttctgaggtttggatgcttttcactggtggtcccctgaggtttatagaataatacacagggactgtcacctgaatttacttcattgacccaggcctcaacacttgtaccatcctcctgatgtctgacagatttagagctcaagttaaaactacgctcaatattatacaaatcctgttttgtgattaaatgaattctttcaagctttgGGTCTGTTACAGATTcacgaattttgtccagaatagcttgaaagggaatctggttggcaatatctgttgctaatgttttcctctctacatctgtgagggcaagatggcttagatcattttgatgacctttgtgagtgggaacatattttacttcacacattccattttcatgttcaattagtcgaatacttgctggacagatctcatcaactttgttgcttccctgaagcttcaggtgcctgatgcctttactttcagacacaaaaaagcctgatcgatgacacacatagtaatgtctctttgtgttatctgttgcagtgtaagaaccccttttctttacatactgtgaacatgtttgtctttcaatgtgctgtttccaatctaggaagcttgagaaagaaggaaattgtttatcctctgtctcaggtcctccatttgagtttgtgtggcactgacgctcgtggcgttttaaattataactgtgtgtgaattgtttatcacaaaatttacactggtgcggAAAAGATGTCTTGTCCTTTAAACAAGGTgcaatttcatctagtttctctggatgggctttagaaacatgtttcctaagatttttattatactcatcgcttttaccacattcagaacacgagtattgcttaacgttgctcattataacgctatgtaagtaggcctacttacagtgaagaaaaactaaataaacatgCGGCACGTAACTAAATACACACTATAGCTGGGCTCACGAAATGAAATACACAAAATTcattagtttgatgatgatgatgtttgttgtttaaagggccctaacagctACGGCACAGCCCAAAATTCACTAGTACAGTAGGCATGAAATGAGAGAAAATAACCACTGTCCACAAATTCAGATTAACTAAATATAAATACCAACCACATGAAGAAACTATATATTTGCTGATAAGAAGCATAAGTGCTGTGGTTTTGGCAGGaaacaatgataaaagcaatatatgatagacagcagtgggtagaacagaatggCTTGGAATTGACAATGGACGAAAAGAAGAGACTGTGTTGTCACATTTCCCATTAATTATGGTGAGAGATGACATCATAAAGGCAGCAAGTGAAGATTATGGAAGGGAAATAATGTTTGCGGATGAAGTTGTGATCTGAGgagaaggtgaaatgaaatggcgtatggcttttagtgccgggagtgtccgaggacatgttcggctcgcctagtgcaggtct is a genomic window containing:
- the LOC136863697 gene encoding uncharacterized protein, encoding MKKPLRGRRLPDIAELDTAVKAWRSGFFVSESKGIRHLKLQGSNKVDEICPASIRLIEHENGMCEVKYVPTHKGHQNDLSHLALTDVERKTLATDIANQIPFQAILDKIRESVTDPKLERIHLITKQDLYNIERSFNLSSKSVRHQEDGTSVEAWVNEVNSGDSPCVLFYKPQGTTSEKHPNLRSDDFVLIIMNSAQSEILKKYGSDCICTDGTHGLNSYGFELITLLVLDDLRQGFPCAFLISNRSDQEILSLFFTYIKNEVGCVSPKVFMSDLAEAFYNAWNAVMGPATMRLFCSWHVDRAWRKNIQTKVNGREKQGNVYKILRTIMQETDSVAFERMLPAVMSNLTDDPDTHEFAVYFQNNYTRNVRSWAYCYRLNSGLNTNMHIERMHGAIKYIYLHGKSVKRLDKAIYALMCFVRDKLFDRLIVLNKGKLTNIMQVYVVQENDISCNCSLVCDDCNTCIHQYACTCIDSSVKWNMCKHIHSICQLKQTQANQQAREDDSTEHPVLNVEREIVVDEEAEILAQVSRKRPPEEYLQNEKDKSKQRLMAVVDGISTPHEMEVLKRHTVSLEATINAVRTQERHAPFPQETDSQKRNIVPQRRLFSTKKKRSPPQQTLTKPEDTEVESITISLLQQN
- the LOC137501009 gene encoding uncharacterized protein — protein: RSGFFVSESKGIRHLKLQGSNKVDEICPASIRLIEHENGMCEVKYVPTHKGHQNDLSHLALTDVERKTLATDIANQIPFQAILDKIRESVTDPKLERIHLITKQDLYNIERSFNLSSKSVRHQEDGTSVEAWVNEVNSGDSPCVLFYKPQGTTSEKHPNLRSDDFVLIIMNSAQSEILKKYGSDCICTDGTHGLNSYGFELITLLVLDDLRQGFPCAFLISNRSDQEILSLFFTYIKNEVGCVSPKVFMSDLAEAFYNAWNAVMGPATMRLFCSWHVDRAWRKNIQTKVNGREKQGNVYKILRTIMQETDSVAFERMLPAVMSNLTDDPDTHEFAVYFQNNYTRNVRSWAYCYRLNSGLNTNMHIERMHGAIKYIYLHGKSVKRLDKAIYALMCFVRDKLFDRLIVLNKGKLTSKMKDIRRRHKCSLEVNKDLIMKEDTHWTVPSSSDIMQVYVVQENDISCNCSLVCDDCNTCIHQYACTCIDSSVKWNMCKHIHSICQLKQTQANQQAREDDSTEHPVVNVEKELGDEKAEKLAQDA